From the genome of Denticeps clupeoides chromosome 4, fDenClu1.1, whole genome shotgun sequence, one region includes:
- the wdr19 gene encoding WD repeat-containing protein 19 isoform X1 gives MKRVFTVAEKSWQGSCLQYRWQKALGNFLAVAGSDNSVKIFDRHGQKMNEINLPGRCLMMDWDKDGDTLAVIAEKSSAIHLWDANVNKISQLDSGMRDQLSFILWAKAGPLLAVGTAKGNLLIYNQQTSRKIPVLGKHTKRITCGCWSSQNLLALGSEDRSVTISNHEGDTIRQTSVRSDPADIQFSVMKTDERASPGESTVSVAVGKKTLFLFNLSDPDNPIELAFQQRYGSIISYRWYGDGYIMIGFSQGYFVVISTHIREIGQELFQAHNHKDSLSSIAISQSLNKAASCGDNCIKIHDLTELKEMYAVINLDEETKGLDQLSWTEDGQLLAVSTQRGSLHVFLTRLPILGSSCGTRLAYLTSLLEVTVENPVEGDALTAVSVEVEPNFIAVGPFHIAVGMNNRAWYYALGNNRVERLKDTEYLGTVANLCLNTDYAAALFEGKVQLHMIEGEEQEEEERQTRLFPDQDHKYHIVCHALTSDFLFFGTDTGLIHCFYIEDWQSINEFRHTVGVRKIFPDPNGTCLIFIDDKSDGFLYCPVNDSVFEIPNFSPTITGALWENWAADKGVFLAFDEDKVYTYAFHKDTIQGSKVILVGGTKLPFSHKPLLLYNGELTCQTQSGKTSTVLLSTHSFLNATLMDSPQEQLSHMLTQTLMLKRFSESWNVCKALSTTEAWAEMGRACLHHMEVELAIRVYRMVGNVGMVMSLEDVKGVEDQNLLAGHLAMFSNDFNQAQDLYLASSCPSAALEMRRDLQHWDSALQLAKRLAPEQIPFISKEYAIHLEFIGDYVNALSHYEKGMTGDNKFLEHDEACQAGVARTSIRMGDIRRGANQAIRHPSRLLKKDCGAILESLKQYSEAAQMYEKGQYYDKAASVYIRCKNWAKVGELLPQVSSPKIHLQYAKAKEADGKFKEAAMAYESARDWDNLIRVLLEHLNNPEEAVRVVRESQSIDGAKMVARFFLRLNDYGSAIQFLVLSHCSDEAFQLAQQHGQMEVYADIIGSDATAEDYQSIALYFEGEKQHLQAGKFFHMCGQYSRALKHFLKCPNSEDSLAIEMAIEAVGKANDEVLTNQLIDYLMGESDGMPKTLTDAKFLFRLYMALKQYREAGRTAIIIAREEQSAGNYRNAHDVLFSMYTELQNQKIKIPAEMATNLMILHSYVLVKIHVKRGDHLKGARMLIRVSNNISKFPSHIVPILTSAVIECHRAGLKNSSFSFAAMLMRPEYRNKIDPKYKKKIEAIVRRPDTSEVEDETAPCPFCSFQLPCCDMMCLGCKNNLPYCIATGRHMVKDDWSECPHCKFPALYSEFIKLLETETVCPMCSETLSASQVQKISDCSNYLQQDELE, from the exons ATGAAG CGCGTGTTCACCGTCGCCGAGAAGAGCTGGCAGGGGTCGTGTCTGCAGTACAGATGGCAGAAAGCGCTGGGAAACTTCCTCGCCGTCGCGGG gTCCGACAACTCTGTGAAGATCTTCGATCGACACGGACAGAAGATGAACGAGATAAATTTGCCAGG GAGATGCCTGATGATGGATTGGGACAAAGATGGAGACACTCTGGCAGTAATCGCAGAGAAGTCCAGCGCTATCCACTTATGGGATGCAAATGTTAACAAGATATCTCAGTTAGACAGTGGCATGAG AGACCAGTTGTCCTTTATTCTGTGGGCTAAGGCAGGTCCCCTGCTAGCAGTAGGGACAGCTAAAGGAAACCTGCTCATCTACAACCAGCAGACATCCCGCAAGATACCTGTACTCG GGAAACACACTAAACGCATAACATGTGGGTGCTGGAGCTCACAGAACCTGCTGGCCTTGGGCAGTGAAGATCGGAGTGTAACAATTAGCAACCATGAAGGAGACACCATTCGGCAG ACATCGGTACGTTCTGACCCTGCTGACATCCAGTTCTCTGTGATGAAGACAGATGAGCGAGCCTCACCGGGAGAGAGCACG GTCAGTGTTGCTGTGGGCAAGAAGACTCTTTTCCTGTTCAACCTCAGTGACCCCGATAACCCAATCGAGCTGGCTTTCCAGCAGCGCTATGGGTCAATCATCTCCTACCGATG GTATGGGGATGGGTATATAATGATTGGCTTTTCTCAGGGTTATTTTGTGGTCATCTCCACACACATACGTGAGATTGGTCAGGAGCTGTTTCAAGCTCACAATCACAAGGACAGCTTGAGCAGCATCGCTATCTCACAGTCACTCAACAAGGCTGCTTCCTGTGGGGACAACTG CATTAAGATCCATGACCTGACAGAACTTAAGGAGATGTATGCAGTCATTAACTTGGATGAAGAAACCAAAG GTCTGGACCAGCTTTCCTGGACCGAAGATGGGCAGTTGCTTGCTGTGTCCACACAGCGTGGCTCTCTGCACGTGTTTCTGACCCGCCTACCCATACTGGGCAGCAGCTGTGGGACCAGACTGGCATACCTCACATCTCTACTAGAAGTCACTGTTGAAAACCCAGTAGAGGGG GACGCCCTTACTGCTGTCTCAGTGGAAGTGGAGCCTAATTTCATTGCTGTTGGGCCATTCCACATCGCTGTTGGAATGAATAACCGGGCGTGGTATTACGCCCTAGGAAATAACA GGGTGGAAAGGCTGAAGGACACTGAGTATTTAGGCACAGTGGCCAACCTCTGCCTGAACACAGACTACGCTGCTGCTCTCTTTGAGGGTAAAGTGCAACTACACATG ATTGAgggggaggagcaggaggaagaggagagacaGACTCGTCTGTTTCCTGACCAAGATCATAAATATCATATTGTATGCCATGCGCTCACATCAGACTTCCTGTTCTTTGGCACTGAT ACGGGTctcattcattgtttttataTAGAAGACTGGCAGAGCATTAATGAGTTTCGCCACACAGTGGGAGTGAGAAAAATCTTCCCTGATCCCAATGGAACATGTCTAATATTCATCGATGACAAGAGCGATGGATTCCTCTACTGCCCG GTTAATGACTCTGTGTTTGAGATCCCAAACTTCTCTCCCACCATCACTGGGGCACTCTGGGAGAACTGGGCAGCTGATAAGGGTGTTTTTCTTGCCTTTGATGAAGACAAAGTATATACCTATGCCTTCCACAAGGACACAATACAAG GTTCTAAAGTCATCCTGGTGGGAGGGACAAAGCTACCATTTTCCCATAAACCTTTGCTTCTGTATAATGGCGAGCTGACATGCCAGACGCAGAGTGGCAAGACTAGCACTGTGCTTCTAAGCACACACAGCTTCCTCAATGCCACTCTTATGGACAGCCCCCAAGAGCAGCTGTCACACATGCTCACTCAGACGCTCATGCTaaagag ATTCTCAGAGTCGTGGAATGTGTGTAAAGCTCTGAGTACTACCGAGGCGTGGGCAGAGATGGGCCGTGCGTGTCTGCACCACATGGAGGTAGAACTGGCCATCCGAGTGTACCGCATGGTGGGGAACGTCGGTATGGTCATGTCTTTGGAGGATGTTAAG GGTGTCGAGGATCAGAACCTGTTAGCAGGACATTTGGCTATGTTCAGTAATGATTTTAACCAAGCTCAGGATCTCTACCTGGCTTCCTCCTGTCCCAGTGCTGCCTTGGAG atgaggAGAGACCTACAGCACTGGGACAGTGCATTGCAACTGGCTAAAAGACTGGCTCCTGAACAGATCCCATTTATTTCCAAAGAGTATGCCATCCATTTGGAGTTCAT AGGAGATTATGTGAATGCTCTGTCGCATTATGAAAAAGGAATGACTGGTGACAATAAG TTCTTGGAACACGATGAAGCATGTCAGGCTGGAGTAGCCCGCACATCCATCCGGATGGGTGATATCCGACGAGGGGCCAACCAGGCAATCCGACACCCAAGCAGATTGTTGAAGAAGGACTGTGGTGCCATCTTGGAGAGCCTAAAG CAATACTCTGAGGCAGCCCAAATGTATGAAAAAGGACAGTACTATGACAAAGCTGCATCCGTTTATATCCGCTGCAAGAACTG GGCCAAGGTAGGCGAGCTGCTTCCCCAAGTTTCATCTCCGAAAATCCACCTGCAGTACGCCAAGGCCAAGGAGGCTGATGGCAA GTTTAAAGAAGCAGCAATGGCGTATGAAAGTGCGCGCGACTGGGACAACTTGATTCGTGTTCTTCTGGAACATCTCAACAACCCAGAGGAGGCTGTGCGTGTTGTCAGGGAATCACAGTCCATTGATGGAGCCAAGATGGTGGCCAG ATTCTTCCTGCGACTGAACGACTACGGTTCTGCTATCCAGTTCCTGGTTCTGTCCCACTGCAGTGACGAAGCTTTCCAGCTGGCCCAGCAACATGGCCAGATGGAGGTGTACGCTGACATCATAG GCTCGGATGCCACAGCTGAAGACTACCAGAGCATTGCGCTTTACTTTGAGGGAGAGAAGCAGCACCTGCAGGCGGGGAAATTCTTCCACATGTGTGGCCAGTACAGCAGA GCACTCAAACACTTTCTCAAGTGTCCAAACTCGGAAGACAGCCTGGCCATAGAGATGGCTATAGAAGCA GTAGGAAAAGCTAATGATGAAGTACTGACCAATCAGCTGATTGATTACCTCATGGGAGAAAGTGATGGGATGCCCAAG ACTCTCACT GATGCTAAGTTTCTGTTCCGGCTCTACATGGCACTGAAACAGTACAGAGAGGCCGGTCGCACGGCCATCATCATCGCTCGAGAGGAACAGTCTGCGG gaaaTTATCGAAATGCCCATGATGTTTTGTTTAGCATGTACACAGAGCTACAGAACCAGAAGATTAAAATCCCCGCTGAGATGGCAACCAACCTCATGATCCTCCACAGCTACGTACTGGTGAAG ATTCACGTGAAAAGGGGGGATCATCTGAAAGGGGCACGCATGCTCATCCGCGTGTCCAACAACATCAGCAAATTCCCATCAC ACATCGTGCCCATCCTGACCTCAGCAGTGATAGAGTGTCATCGTGCCGGCCTGAAAAACTCTTCCTTCAGCTTTGCCGCAATGCTGATGAGGCCAGAGTACCGCAACAAGATCGATCCCAAGTACAAGAAGAAAATCGAGGCCATTGTCCG CCGGCCGGACACTTCAGAGGTCGAGGATGAAACGGCTCCATGTCCGTTCTGCAGCTTCCAGCTGCCGTGTTGCGACATGATGTGTTTGGGCTGTAAAAACAACTTGCCCTACTGCATCGCTACG GGTCGGCACATGGTGAAGGACGACTGGTCTGAGTGTCCACACTGCAAATTCCCGGCCCTCTACTCAGAGTTCATAAA gctATTGGAGACTGAGACCGTATGTCCAATGTGCAGTGAAACTCTGTCTGCCAGCCAGGTGCAGAAGATCTCCGACTGTTCCAACTACCTGCAGCAGGATGAACTGGAGTAG
- the wdr19 gene encoding WD repeat-containing protein 19 isoform X2, which translates to MKRVFTVAEKSWQGSCLQYRWQKALGNFLAVAGSDNSVKIFDRHGQKMNEINLPGRCLMMDWDKDGDTLAVIAEKSSAIHLWDANVNKISQLDSGMRDQLSFILWAKAGPLLAVGTAKGNLLIYNQQTSRKIPVLGKHTKRITCGCWSSQNLLALGSEDRSVTISNHEGDTIRQTSVRSDPADIQFSVMKTDERASPGESTVSVAVGKKTLFLFNLSDPDNPIELAFQQRYGSIISYRWYGDGYIMIGFSQGYFVVISTHIREIGQELFQAHNHKDSLSSIAISQSLNKAASCGDNCIKIHDLTELKEMYAVINLDEETKGLDQLSWTEDGQLLAVSTQRGSLHVFLTRLPILGSSCGTRLAYLTSLLEVTVENPVEGDALTAVSVEVEPNFIAVGPFHIAVGMNNRAWYYALGNNRVERLKDTEYLGTVANLCLNTDYAAALFEGKVQLHMIEGEEQEEEERQTRLFPDQDHKYHIVCHALTSDFLFFGTDTGLIHCFYIEDWQSINEFRHTVGVRKIFPDPNGTCLIFIDDKSDGFLYCPVNDSVFEIPNFSPTITGALWENWAADKGVFLAFDEDKVYTYAFHKDTIQGSKVILVGGTKLPFSHKPLLLYNGELTCQTQSGKTSTVLLSTHSFLNATLMDSPQEQLSHMLTQTLMLKRFSESWNVCKALSTTEAWAEMGRACLHHMEVELAIRVYRMVGNVGMVMSLEDVKGVEDQNLLAGHLAMFSNDFNQAQDLYLASSCPSAALEMRRDLQHWDSALQLAKRLAPEQIPFISKEYAIHLEFIGDYVNALSHYEKGMTGDNKFLEHDEACQAGVARTSIRMGDIRRGANQAIRHPSRLLKKDCGAILESLKQYSEAAQMYEKGQYYDKAASVYIRCKNWAKVGELLPQVSSPKIHLQYAKAKEADGKFKEAAMAYESARDWDNLIRVLLEHLNNPEEAVRVVRESQSIDGAKMVARFFLRLNDYGSAIQFLVLSHCSDEAFQLAQQHGQMEVYADIIGSDATAEDYQSIALYFEGEKQHLQAGKFFHMCGQYSRALKHFLKCPNSEDSLAIEMAIEAVGKANDEVLTNQLIDYLMGESDGMPKDAKFLFRLYMALKQYREAGRTAIIIAREEQSAGNYRNAHDVLFSMYTELQNQKIKIPAEMATNLMILHSYVLVKIHVKRGDHLKGARMLIRVSNNISKFPSHIVPILTSAVIECHRAGLKNSSFSFAAMLMRPEYRNKIDPKYKKKIEAIVRRPDTSEVEDETAPCPFCSFQLPCCDMMCLGCKNNLPYCIATGRHMVKDDWSECPHCKFPALYSEFIKLLETETVCPMCSETLSASQVQKISDCSNYLQQDELE; encoded by the exons ATGAAG CGCGTGTTCACCGTCGCCGAGAAGAGCTGGCAGGGGTCGTGTCTGCAGTACAGATGGCAGAAAGCGCTGGGAAACTTCCTCGCCGTCGCGGG gTCCGACAACTCTGTGAAGATCTTCGATCGACACGGACAGAAGATGAACGAGATAAATTTGCCAGG GAGATGCCTGATGATGGATTGGGACAAAGATGGAGACACTCTGGCAGTAATCGCAGAGAAGTCCAGCGCTATCCACTTATGGGATGCAAATGTTAACAAGATATCTCAGTTAGACAGTGGCATGAG AGACCAGTTGTCCTTTATTCTGTGGGCTAAGGCAGGTCCCCTGCTAGCAGTAGGGACAGCTAAAGGAAACCTGCTCATCTACAACCAGCAGACATCCCGCAAGATACCTGTACTCG GGAAACACACTAAACGCATAACATGTGGGTGCTGGAGCTCACAGAACCTGCTGGCCTTGGGCAGTGAAGATCGGAGTGTAACAATTAGCAACCATGAAGGAGACACCATTCGGCAG ACATCGGTACGTTCTGACCCTGCTGACATCCAGTTCTCTGTGATGAAGACAGATGAGCGAGCCTCACCGGGAGAGAGCACG GTCAGTGTTGCTGTGGGCAAGAAGACTCTTTTCCTGTTCAACCTCAGTGACCCCGATAACCCAATCGAGCTGGCTTTCCAGCAGCGCTATGGGTCAATCATCTCCTACCGATG GTATGGGGATGGGTATATAATGATTGGCTTTTCTCAGGGTTATTTTGTGGTCATCTCCACACACATACGTGAGATTGGTCAGGAGCTGTTTCAAGCTCACAATCACAAGGACAGCTTGAGCAGCATCGCTATCTCACAGTCACTCAACAAGGCTGCTTCCTGTGGGGACAACTG CATTAAGATCCATGACCTGACAGAACTTAAGGAGATGTATGCAGTCATTAACTTGGATGAAGAAACCAAAG GTCTGGACCAGCTTTCCTGGACCGAAGATGGGCAGTTGCTTGCTGTGTCCACACAGCGTGGCTCTCTGCACGTGTTTCTGACCCGCCTACCCATACTGGGCAGCAGCTGTGGGACCAGACTGGCATACCTCACATCTCTACTAGAAGTCACTGTTGAAAACCCAGTAGAGGGG GACGCCCTTACTGCTGTCTCAGTGGAAGTGGAGCCTAATTTCATTGCTGTTGGGCCATTCCACATCGCTGTTGGAATGAATAACCGGGCGTGGTATTACGCCCTAGGAAATAACA GGGTGGAAAGGCTGAAGGACACTGAGTATTTAGGCACAGTGGCCAACCTCTGCCTGAACACAGACTACGCTGCTGCTCTCTTTGAGGGTAAAGTGCAACTACACATG ATTGAgggggaggagcaggaggaagaggagagacaGACTCGTCTGTTTCCTGACCAAGATCATAAATATCATATTGTATGCCATGCGCTCACATCAGACTTCCTGTTCTTTGGCACTGAT ACGGGTctcattcattgtttttataTAGAAGACTGGCAGAGCATTAATGAGTTTCGCCACACAGTGGGAGTGAGAAAAATCTTCCCTGATCCCAATGGAACATGTCTAATATTCATCGATGACAAGAGCGATGGATTCCTCTACTGCCCG GTTAATGACTCTGTGTTTGAGATCCCAAACTTCTCTCCCACCATCACTGGGGCACTCTGGGAGAACTGGGCAGCTGATAAGGGTGTTTTTCTTGCCTTTGATGAAGACAAAGTATATACCTATGCCTTCCACAAGGACACAATACAAG GTTCTAAAGTCATCCTGGTGGGAGGGACAAAGCTACCATTTTCCCATAAACCTTTGCTTCTGTATAATGGCGAGCTGACATGCCAGACGCAGAGTGGCAAGACTAGCACTGTGCTTCTAAGCACACACAGCTTCCTCAATGCCACTCTTATGGACAGCCCCCAAGAGCAGCTGTCACACATGCTCACTCAGACGCTCATGCTaaagag ATTCTCAGAGTCGTGGAATGTGTGTAAAGCTCTGAGTACTACCGAGGCGTGGGCAGAGATGGGCCGTGCGTGTCTGCACCACATGGAGGTAGAACTGGCCATCCGAGTGTACCGCATGGTGGGGAACGTCGGTATGGTCATGTCTTTGGAGGATGTTAAG GGTGTCGAGGATCAGAACCTGTTAGCAGGACATTTGGCTATGTTCAGTAATGATTTTAACCAAGCTCAGGATCTCTACCTGGCTTCCTCCTGTCCCAGTGCTGCCTTGGAG atgaggAGAGACCTACAGCACTGGGACAGTGCATTGCAACTGGCTAAAAGACTGGCTCCTGAACAGATCCCATTTATTTCCAAAGAGTATGCCATCCATTTGGAGTTCAT AGGAGATTATGTGAATGCTCTGTCGCATTATGAAAAAGGAATGACTGGTGACAATAAG TTCTTGGAACACGATGAAGCATGTCAGGCTGGAGTAGCCCGCACATCCATCCGGATGGGTGATATCCGACGAGGGGCCAACCAGGCAATCCGACACCCAAGCAGATTGTTGAAGAAGGACTGTGGTGCCATCTTGGAGAGCCTAAAG CAATACTCTGAGGCAGCCCAAATGTATGAAAAAGGACAGTACTATGACAAAGCTGCATCCGTTTATATCCGCTGCAAGAACTG GGCCAAGGTAGGCGAGCTGCTTCCCCAAGTTTCATCTCCGAAAATCCACCTGCAGTACGCCAAGGCCAAGGAGGCTGATGGCAA GTTTAAAGAAGCAGCAATGGCGTATGAAAGTGCGCGCGACTGGGACAACTTGATTCGTGTTCTTCTGGAACATCTCAACAACCCAGAGGAGGCTGTGCGTGTTGTCAGGGAATCACAGTCCATTGATGGAGCCAAGATGGTGGCCAG ATTCTTCCTGCGACTGAACGACTACGGTTCTGCTATCCAGTTCCTGGTTCTGTCCCACTGCAGTGACGAAGCTTTCCAGCTGGCCCAGCAACATGGCCAGATGGAGGTGTACGCTGACATCATAG GCTCGGATGCCACAGCTGAAGACTACCAGAGCATTGCGCTTTACTTTGAGGGAGAGAAGCAGCACCTGCAGGCGGGGAAATTCTTCCACATGTGTGGCCAGTACAGCAGA GCACTCAAACACTTTCTCAAGTGTCCAAACTCGGAAGACAGCCTGGCCATAGAGATGGCTATAGAAGCA GTAGGAAAAGCTAATGATGAAGTACTGACCAATCAGCTGATTGATTACCTCATGGGAGAAAGTGATGGGATGCCCAAG GATGCTAAGTTTCTGTTCCGGCTCTACATGGCACTGAAACAGTACAGAGAGGCCGGTCGCACGGCCATCATCATCGCTCGAGAGGAACAGTCTGCGG gaaaTTATCGAAATGCCCATGATGTTTTGTTTAGCATGTACACAGAGCTACAGAACCAGAAGATTAAAATCCCCGCTGAGATGGCAACCAACCTCATGATCCTCCACAGCTACGTACTGGTGAAG ATTCACGTGAAAAGGGGGGATCATCTGAAAGGGGCACGCATGCTCATCCGCGTGTCCAACAACATCAGCAAATTCCCATCAC ACATCGTGCCCATCCTGACCTCAGCAGTGATAGAGTGTCATCGTGCCGGCCTGAAAAACTCTTCCTTCAGCTTTGCCGCAATGCTGATGAGGCCAGAGTACCGCAACAAGATCGATCCCAAGTACAAGAAGAAAATCGAGGCCATTGTCCG CCGGCCGGACACTTCAGAGGTCGAGGATGAAACGGCTCCATGTCCGTTCTGCAGCTTCCAGCTGCCGTGTTGCGACATGATGTGTTTGGGCTGTAAAAACAACTTGCCCTACTGCATCGCTACG GGTCGGCACATGGTGAAGGACGACTGGTCTGAGTGTCCACACTGCAAATTCCCGGCCCTCTACTCAGAGTTCATAAA gctATTGGAGACTGAGACCGTATGTCCAATGTGCAGTGAAACTCTGTCTGCCAGCCAGGTGCAGAAGATCTCCGACTGTTCCAACTACCTGCAGCAGGATGAACTGGAGTAG